The Penicillium psychrofluorescens genome assembly, chromosome: 2 nucleotide sequence caaggccgcTACAACCCAGAGCAAGCCCCCATCAAATGAGCCAGCGACGGCAGCAGCATTTCTGCTAGAActtcctttcttcccatccccTCCAGAGCctgaagaggacgatgaggaaaccgtggacgaagacgaggacgaggacgaggactATGAAGAGTGGGTCGATATCCACGATCTCAACTCATGGATCGGTTCACGAATTGCAAGACGCGGCGTCGATGAATCCGAGGTGATAAATACCTTGCGTTGCACGAGCATGAACCCCATAATCGCGGACAAAGTTCTCAAACTCGTGGCTGCCGGACAGGACATTCCCACCGACATGCGCGGGTTCTGGACACCACAAGACGACCAGTCTCTCGAGGGAGGAGACAAATACGGCGTCGAGCGCGTGCTGAAGAAACATGGTGACGAGGCGGTCACTGCCCGATGGGAATATTTGAGCATGGCGCGGGGATAAAGGACGGGTTTACGGCTTATTATACGTCTCATCTCAGCCGATAGCAATGGACGAAGCAACGACGCATGTTCAAATCGATGTTTTCAATTGCCCAGAGGGGCTACGGCGCCTAATGTAATTTGAACAGCGTAATTGAGATGGCAAATAATAAGGCCATGTCCAATTCTAGGCTTATCCGACTGGCTTGAAATCACTATGTTGAAACCGCCATGTTTCTAGACGGTGCACTAGGAAAATTCCCAGACCTCTAGGGAACCTCACAACGCCGAAACCAAAAGGCCACTCAGGGTTGTGCTCAGCTGTACTCAGGAGTGAAAAGCGGCATAGGGTGAGCATTAAAAAGGAGGGGAAAAGGAGGGCCAAGACGTGCCGACCATTATGCGGTCTGTATAAGCACAGCAGCGAGGTGATACGCTCAAGTTTCCATTGCATTCGCATCCTTTTCCTCATCTCTGTTCTGTTCattcttgttctcgttcttgttctcgtccTTGAAAACGCTAGACAAAAATAGTTAGCAGCTCATCTCCTAGCTCCAGCAGATTCAAGACGTACAGATGTGATTCATAAAACTTGAGCATCTTCAGAAAGAAACAGCGTTAGCAACATTATCACTCGAGCTATATCGAAATCACAGTATACCTTCTGCGGACACTTCTCGTAGCAACTTTGAATGGAGACCTTCGTCTGCTTGCCATTGGTCCACTtgagaaaagcaaaaagagTGTCGGTGTCCGGATCGCGCACAATCGTATCCACGCTGTCGACTTGCTTCTCCCAGCTTTTGGCCTTGGATACCCAGTTCAGGTCGCTCTCCTCGCTACCCTCCTCTGTCTCCTCCTTCGGGGATCGTTTGCGCCGCTTGATTGGCGAGGGCGGTGATACCAGTGACGTGGCGGGCTTTGGATCGGTCATGGTTTTGCGCTTGCGTGCTGGGCCTTTGGACGGCTTGGGAAGTGGCTGAGGTCGGCCACCGATTTTCTTGTAGTACTCGGcgacgatgtcatcggcTCCCTCTCTGTAGGGATATGTGAACACGGCTTCAATTGAGATAGCGAGATATAAAGAGCATACAAAAGTCCCTCCTCTGGCTCGAATGTTTGATCCTCGGGTTCCTCGTACCCCTTCCACTTCACCAAGAGTTCAAGCTCGCCCTGTGGCTTTGGTTAGCGCGCGCGGGGGAGGGTGCCATTGGCGGGGTGTATGTGGCATACTTTGACAAATTTATGGTCGAGGATATCTTCAACGACATATCTATGACCCTATTAGGAGCTTTGAAGTCGACCAGAGATCCAACGCCGCGACTCACAGTCCTTCCTCCGAgtcctcctccccctcgCCATTCTCCTCCGAGTCCTCCGACTCAGGCTCGGGGCCACCGTGTGGGATATCGCCGAGATCCTCATCGTCGGATTCGAGGTCCTCCAGGGCAGCTGGGAGTGTCGGTCAGCTTCGACTGCGCTCGCGACGCATCCAGGCGCAAACACTCACGCGGCATGGTTCcaggggaggagggggaaacGAGGTGAATCAATCGTTTGAACAGCTTGGCGACTGGAGGCGTACACCTCGGGGCACTGGATGGGGGAACAGCAGAAGGagagagcagcagcaaaaagCTCACGCGGAATAATGAATGATGGCTGAATCGCGAGGCGCGTGAATAAAGGCGGAACGAAAGGGCAGGCACTAAGTCTGATTAGGCAAGCAGCTTTCGACTAGCCCGATCGGGTGTGTGTCTCCAGAATTTCATCCCTCACTCTTCCCTCCACCACAACGAAAACAACTCCTCGACTACTGCGTTGTTCTGCCACCACTCTCCTTTCTTCGCTCTCCCTTTCTAGAGCTCTCGCTGCGGAATCGTTTCTCCTGCCAGGTGGCAGCCCGCCGTCAACATGGCAATGCGTACGCCTCCCTCATCTCATGCCCCTCATTCTTCTTACCGTGCGGTTACTGACTGTTGGACTGAACAGAGCTGGATCTATCTCAAGGTGATTACCATTCGACGGCCAATTTTTGTGATGGCGACTGACACCCGCTCCAGCCCAGATGTTGAAGGATGAAAATGGGCGTCCGTTCATTGTGGTCCGAGAGTACGTGGGATGCGCTGCCCATCAACTATACGTTGCGCTGACCAGTGGATTTTCTATCATACAGCcaggggaagaagaagagagtaCACGGCAACGAGGCCGTCAAGTCGCACATCGTTGCTGCCAAGACAGTGGCCAGCATTGTCAAGACGTCTCTGGTAGGCAGTCGAACCTGTGCTAGGATGAGCAACCTCTGATTTTCCGCCATATAGGGTCCCCGCGGTCTCGACAAGATTTTGATCTCCCCCGACGGTGATATTACGGTCACGAACGATGGCGCAACCATTCTCGGTCAGGTACGACAGCACCACCCCTTTTCTATCGTTCGCCGTTGGTGTTGAGCAATATTGATATCTGGGGTCTTGATAGATGGAAATCACCAACAACGTGGCCAAGCTGCTGGTCGAGCTCTCCAAGTCGCAGGATGACGAAATCGGTGACGGGACAACGGGTGTCGTGGTGCTGGCAGCGGCCATGCTGGAACAGGCCTCGGAACTCATCGACAAGGGCATCCACCCCATTCGGATAGCAGACGGATACGACCAGGCCTGCGAGATTGCCATCGCAGAGCTTGATAAGATCAGTGATGAGATCCCCTTCTCCCGAGACGATACCTCCAATCTCTTGCAGGTTGCCAAAACCAGCTTGGGCAGCAAGATGTATGCGCCACATCCCCTTTGCCTTCTTGATCCACGCTAAAAAATCCACAGTGTCTCCAAGTCTCATGACCAATTCGCCAAGATCGCCGTTGATGCCGTGCTCTCGGTTGCGGACCTGCAGCGCAAGGATGTCGACTTCGAACTGATCAAGGTTGACGGAAAAGTGGGCGGCTCTCTCGAGGATTCGCTGCTTGTCCAGGGTGTGATCGTCGATAAGGATTTCTCGCACCCTCAGATGCCCGATGAGGTCCAGGACGCCAAGCTGGCCATCCTGACTTGCCCGTTCGAGCCcccgaagcccaagaccaaGCACAAGCTGGACATCACGTCCGTGGAGGAGTTCAAGAAGCTTCAGGATTacgagaagaacaagttCACGGAGATGATCCAGAATCTCAAGGACTCCGGTGCCAATCTGGTCATCTGCCAGTGGGGTTTCGATGACGAGGCCaaccatcttcttctccagaacCACCTGCCTGCTGTTCGGTGGGTTGGTGGGCCCGAGATTGAGctgattgccattgccacAAATGGCCGGATTGTGCCGCGGTTTGAGGATCTGAGCGCGGACAAGCTGGGCACTGCGGGTCGTGTTCGTGAGATGACGTTTGGAACCacgagggagaagatgctggtCATTGAGGAGTGTGCCAACAGCCGGGCAGTGACCGTCTTCATCCGTGGAAGTAACAAGATGGTGAGTTTTCTAACATCTCCAGCAAATCATACCAGTGGCTAACTTGATCCACAGATCATCGATGAGGCCAAGCGGTCATTACACGATGCCCTGTGTGTGGTGCGCAACCTCGTCCGAGACAACCGGGTGGTGTATGGTGGAGGTGCAGCGGAGATTGCGTGCTCTTTGGCCGTTGAAGAGGCTGCTGTCAATGTGCGTTGCCTACCATTTCTCTCTCAAGACTCACTGACTgatttttctcttttcttctagAGCCCCGGTATTGAGCAGTACGCTATGCGCGCCTTCGCCGATGCGCTGGATGCCGTGCCAATGGCACTGGCCGAGAACTCTGGTTTGAGTCCGATTGAGACCCTGGCATCGATCAAGTCGCGTCaggtcaaggagaagaacacCCGCTTGGGTGTTGACTGCATGATGACCGGCACCAATGGTAGGCCA carries:
- a CDS encoding uncharacterized protein (ID:PFLUO_002989-T1.cds;~source:funannotate), whose protein sequence is MLKDENGRPFIVVRDQGKKKRVHGNEAVKSHIVAAKTVASIVKTSLGPRGLDKILISPDGDITVTNDGATILGQMEITNNVAKLLVELSKSQDDEIGDGTTGVVVLAAAMLEQASELIDKGIHPIRIADGYDQACEIAIAELDKISDEIPFSRDDTSNLLQVAKTSLGSKIVSKSHDQFAKIAVDAVLSVADLQRKDVDFELIKVDGKVGGSLEDSLLVQGVIVDKDFSHPQMPDEVQDAKLAILTCPFEPPKPKTKHKLDITSVEEFKKLQDYEKNKFTEMIQNLKDSGANLVICQWGFDDEANHLLLQNHLPAVRWVGGPEIELIAIATNGRIVPRFEDLSADKLGTAGRVREMTFGTTREKMLVIEECANSRAVTVFIRGSNKMIIDEAKRSLHDALCVVRNLVRDNRVVYGGGAAEIACSLAVEEAAVNSPGIEQYAMRAFADALDAVPMALAENSGLSPIETLASIKSRQVKEKNTRLGVDCMMTGTNDMKEHFAIDPLIGKRQQLLLATQLCRMVLKINNVIISGDDDQEF
- a CDS encoding uncharacterized protein (ID:PFLUO_002988-T1.cds;~source:funannotate); its protein translation is MPPALEDLESDDEDLGDIPHGGPEPESEDSEENGEGEEDSEEGLYVVEDILDHKFVKGELELLVKWKGYEEPEDQTFEPEEGLLEGADDIVAEYYKKIGGRPQPLPKPSKGPARKRKTMTDPKPATSLVSPPSPIKRRKRSPKEETEEGSEESDLNWVSKAKSWEKQVDSVDTIVRDPDTDTLFAFLKWTNGKQTKVSIQSCYEKCPQKMLKFYESHLVFKDENKNENKNEQNRDEEKDANAMET